The DNA segment GAACACCATGCGCGCGCCCATGAGGCCTGCCGCCACGACGAACCCAGCGAGGGTGGCGATGATGCGCGGGACATCCGCGGGTGTGGCGGCCTTGGCGTAGCCGGTCAGGGCGGTGTATTCGGCCTTCGAGATGCCCGCGCCCCAGCCCTCGAGCGCCCCGACACCGCCGGCGCCGTAGGCGTAGTATGACCGCAGGTGCAGCCAGATCGCCACGAACAGCCCCACGATCAGGGCGAGCAGGAGGTTCCAGGCCATGGGCCGCGACTTCATGCCCGCTTCGTGCGAGAGCCGGAAGCCCTCCGCCTGGTAGCCCATGAGCGACGGGAAGTAGCCGCGCGACAGGAAGACCAGCGTGGTGAAGATCGTGGCGCTGCGCCACTGCCCGCCATCCATCAGCACGCGCGAGTTCGTGAAGTACTTGATGACCCGGTACTGCTGGTAGTACGGGAACATCCACACCAGCGGCACGCCGATCTCGGCGCGGATGCGGGTGTAGACCAGGGCGGTCATCAAGATGAGCCCCAGGTACACCACCGTAAGCCACAGGGACATCCCCGCAAGCAGCATCCACCCCACAGTGACCGCCAGAGCGATCAGGCCCCCGATCACCGCCGTACGGTAGCTCATCGGCTCACCGGTGTCGTCCACATCCGGGGCGCTGCTGAAGGCCTTGCGGACTACGTCCCACAGATGGTGCCGGGCCACAAACAGGAGTGTGAAGGCCATCGCCACATACGCCCCCATGGACTGCTCCTGGGCGTAGGGGAAACCGGCGAGCTGGACGCCCATGACGGCCGTGACCAGGCTTTCGAGCTTGAGCACCAGGTAGAACACCCACACGCTCATGGCGACCTCGGTGCTCATCAGGTAGCCGAAGCCGATCATCTCGGGGCGATAGTGAATCTGCATGGGGCGCAGCGCCGACAGCGGGCGCTCGGTGAACAGCCGCCCGATGTCGTAGTACTTGCCCAGCGCCAGAATCTGCGGGTTGTAGGCGTTGGCAATGTTGCCGACATTGCAAAGAAAGGCGATGCCGAAGCCGATCCACATGATGCGGTTGCGGAAGAAGGCTCCGACCAGGGACGACCCATCGATGTCGTCGGTGACCTCCATCGGCAGGTACAGCAGGGGATAGATGAGCTTCTCTTTCTCCGACCACTGCCGCCGGAAGACGACGGTCATGCACATGAGCAGGATCCACAGGGCTACGAACAGGAGCCCCCACATGGCGATGGGCTTGGCCCAGGCGTGCCAGGGGATCAGGCCGAACTGCCGCGTCAGGAAGTTGGCGCCGCCCTCCGGCTCGGGCGCACCCTCATAGAGCTGGCGGATGGTCTCGCGGTCGTGCGGCACCATCCAGTCGGGCATGTACCGCTGGTAGGAGGCGAAGTCGTTCTCGGGCGTATCGAAGTAGAACAAGACCGGGATCGTGTTGATGAAGAAGCGCGCGATGCCCGGCCCGGCCATGCTGGTGGCCACGGTCAGGAAGACGTAGATGCTCAGGATCTCCACACGCTTGAGCGCCCACCGCTTCGACAGCCGCCGGACCAGGGGGGTGATGACGACCAGGGCGATGAGGAAGGCCACAGCCGGCACGGCCGGTACGGCCTCGGTGATCTGGCAGAAGAACGTGACGACTTCCGCCATGTCAATCCAGTAGCTGGCAATGAGGGTGAAGATGATCGCCAACACAACAGCGCGCACGGTCACCCCGGCCACGGTGCCGGCGGGGGGGATGATGTGAGAGGCGGGGGTCTGCTGCTGCTCGAGTGCCATGGGCCTGTCCTGATCTGGGAAGCTGCGAGGCACGCTCGGCCTGGCCGTGCCGCCCCGCACGAAAGCGCATACAGTATAACGTTTCCGCCCCGTCTCCCGCAATGTGACTTTGCGCGGGTGCCGCCAGTTGCCGGAATGCACGTCATTGTCACGATTTTGCCTTGTAATAGAACGCGCCTTGAAGTAAAAGTACGACTATTGGCAATGCATGAACAGCCGATTCAGCCTGGGACCGAGGCGAAGTGAAGTGACCTACGGGAGACGCACCCTCCTCCGGTCACTCGGAGGGACACCACAGCTGCGGGGGGGCGCCTGTCCCGCGCGCTGGGGCATTATCCATGGGCCGGGCCGACACTCGAGGCGGCGCGGCGCGATCATCATCATTGTGGCCCTCTGTCTGGTGGTCCTGCTGCTGTTCGCGGGCATGACCATAGACATGGGAGTGATGTGGACAACGTCACAGCGCGTGCAGGATGCTGCCGACTCCGCCGCTCTGGCTGCCGCCGCCGACCTGCCCGATGCCGACGCGGCGCGCACACAGGTCACCCGCATGATCGCGGCCATCAATGAGAGCCAGACCTACCAGATCGCGGTGGACACGGCGACCGATGTCACGCTCTACCACAGCGGCGACACGATCGAGGGCTACGGAGTGCTGGAGGCCGACGCTGAGGCGGTGGAGGTGCGCTGCCACGCCCCCACGCCGTACCTGTTCCTGCGCGTCATGGGCCTGGATACCGAGAACCTGACCTGCCGGGCCGTGGCGCGGCAGACCACCAGCGACCTCGTCCTGCCCTTCATCTTCGCCCATGCCAGTGGCACATCGCAGACGGGCGTCACCATCAACGGCTCGGGCATGACCGTGGACGGGGACATCCACTCCAACACGCGGGTGGTCATCAACGGCTCCAGCCAGACGGTCAACGGCACCGTGGAGTGGCGCAACCGCCTGACGGTGAACGGTTCGGGCAACTACATCGCCCACGACGAAGAGGGCGAGATCGAGGATTATCCGGTAGACCTCACGTACGACCACTTCCTGGCCTACTGCACCCAGACCGTGTCCAGCATCACGCTCAACGGGTCGGGGCAAACGGCCCCGGTTGGCTTCATCCACATCACCGGCAACGTGGTGTTCAACGGGTCGAAGATGACCGCCCATGACTCCATCTACGTGGTGGATGGCAGCATCACCATCAACGGCAGCGGCCACCAGTTGACCAACTGCACGTTCGTCGCCCAGGGCAGCATCACCGCCAATGGCACCTGCCTGGACTTCGCCACACCGTACACAGACGACACGCTCTTCTTCTCCACCGGGGGCTCCATCATCGCCAACGGCTCGGGGGAGAAGAGCGAGGGGATGATCTATGCCCCGACGGGCCAGATCACGTATAACGGCTCGGACCAGTGTCTGCGTGATGGGAGCTTGCTCGCGGAGACGATCGTGATCAACGGCAGCGGCTTCACCGCCAACGGCACCACCGTAACCGGCGGCGGCGTGAGTCTATCGCTGATCTACTGAGGCGCAGCAGCGGGGAGGGGCAGACGTGCACCGGGGCAACACCAAGGGGCGGGAGGAGGAAGGGACGGCCGTGTGACGGGGGCTGCCGCCCCCGCCTAGGCTGAGCCGCGCCTCCGGCGCTCACGTCCCCGTTCGCCTGTCTTCCCTCTTCTCTCTTCCGTCTTCTCTCTTGCCTCTCCCCTACTCCGCTCCGGCCACCTGGATGTCGTGCAGCCGCAGGCTGGGCACAATCGTTCCCGGCTCTTCGCGGTAGTCGCTGGAGACGGCATCAATGGCCCCCAGCATCGTGAAGGCGTCGCTCCCCACCATCGCCATCTTCACCGGATAGGCCAACTCCCCCTTGATGATGCGGAAGCCGAAGTCCACGGTCGCCGAGACCTCGCCCGAGGCGGGATTGGGCGCCAGGCCGGCGAAGTTGATGTACAGGCCGTCGTCGAGGTCGGCGATCAACTCGGCCTCGGGCCGGCTGCCGAGCGCCACCTGCAGGTTCGACGGCCCGATACCGACGCTGCCGCCGTAGCCGCCCCGGACGGCGTGCGCGTTGTTCGGCACGCCCGCCTTGTGCGCCGTGTACGAGTTGTGCAGGTAGCTCGTGAGCACGCCCCGGTCCAGCAGCAGCATCTCCTGCTTCGCCACCCCCTCGGCGTCGTGCGATGAGGAGGCGATCCCGGCGGGCCAGAAGGGCACTTCGCGGACCGTCAGGCAGTCGGCCGCGATCGGCGTCCCCTCGCGGCCCATCAGGAACGAGCGCTGCCGCTGCACATGGTCGGCATTGGCCGCCTCGATCACCGCTCCGAGCATCTCAGCCACGGCCAGCGGCCCCAGCACCAGCGAAGTGCGCTTCGTCTCCACCGGCCGCGCCCCCAGGAACCGCAGTGCCTCCCGGCAGGCCTTGGCGCCGACCCCGGCAGGGGCGAACTCGCTCATCCGACGTGCCACGTCATAGTCGAAGTAGAACCCCACCTCGTCGCCGCGCTGGATGATGGCCTCGACAGAGAGTTCAACATTCGTGCCCGGGCGCGTGAGAGCGATGCCGGTGGAGCTGGCAATGGCGCCTTCGCCCACCGAGAAGCCCGCCCCGCCGCTGATGCGCGCCTCCGGCTCGACCTCCAACGCCTCGGCAATGGCCTCCTTGCACCACTGCACGACCGCTTCAGCGGGCAGGCCGGCCACCTGCTCATCGAATAGCCCATCAATCTGGGGCGCGGTGGAGGGCTCGGG comes from the bacterium genome and includes:
- a CDS encoding pilus assembly protein TadG-related protein, which encodes MNSRFSLGPRRSEVTYGRRTLLRSLGGTPQLRGGACPARWGIIHGPGRHSRRRGAIIIIVALCLVVLLLFAGMTIDMGVMWTTSQRVQDAADSAALAAAADLPDADAARTQVTRMIAAINESQTYQIAVDTATDVTLYHSGDTIEGYGVLEADAEAVEVRCHAPTPYLFLRVMGLDTENLTCRAVARQTTSDLVLPFIFAHASGTSQTGVTINGSGMTVDGDIHSNTRVVINGSSQTVNGTVEWRNRLTVNGSGNYIAHDEEGEIEDYPVDLTYDHFLAYCTQTVSSITLNGSGQTAPVGFIHITGNVVFNGSKMTAHDSIYVVDGSITINGSGHQLTNCTFVAQGSITANGTCLDFATPYTDDTLFFSTGGSIIANGSGEKSEGMIYAPTGQITYNGSDQCLRDGSLLAETIVINGSGFTANGTTVTGGGVSLSLIY
- a CDS encoding TldD/PmbA family protein — its product is MKSEEEIVSSPTILELAQHAVAAAMQAGADFADAYCGAVRHADVAVDNSSVLDCHIVRDYGIGVRAFVKGGMGLCTVQSLEPDEVARCGADAAAMARVAHPDPDFVALPEPSTAPQIDGLFDEQVAGLPAEAVVQWCKEAIAEALEVEPEARISGGAGFSVGEGAIASSTGIALTRPGTNVELSVEAIIQRGDEVGFYFDYDVARRMSEFAPAGVGAKACREALRFLGARPVETKRTSLVLGPLAVAEMLGAVIEAANADHVQRQRSFLMGREGTPIAADCLTVREVPFWPAGIASSSHDAEGVAKQEMLLLDRGVLTSYLHNSYTAHKAGVPNNAHAVRGGYGGSVGIGPSNLQVALGSRPEAELIADLDDGLYINFAGLAPNPASGEVSATVDFGFRIIKGELAYPVKMAMVGSDAFTMLGAIDAVSSDYREEPGTIVPSLRLHDIQVAGAE